One Vigna unguiculata cultivar IT97K-499-35 chromosome 7, ASM411807v1, whole genome shotgun sequence genomic region harbors:
- the LOC114192345 gene encoding aluminum-activated malate transporter 14-like: MESTHVISITDNVAPRKNTTKTFKFSLPPVFSRLRENKIHLWDKQMKDAKKIIHSIKVGISLVLISLLYLLDPLYEQVGENAIWAIMTVVVTFEFSAGATLGKGLNRGIGTILGGGLGCMAAVLAQNIGGVGNSIIIGASVFIFGTIATYFRLFPSVKKRYDYGVMIFILTFSLIVVSGVRTEDQKVWEIAVERLLTIVMGFVVCICVSFLIFPLWASDELHDSIVSRFQHIANSLQGCMEEYVKFVSEKENKKPGASFSVCKSLLDSKSKDEVLANFAKWEPWHGKFGFFYPWEKYLKIGDVLRELAAITLALGGCFQASETAMKMEAVSESVEREACEAIGSGIVWSLQELGESMKQMRKCEADISEMLKTVREEISLVISTSKMAAIDNMDAVAVASFVFLLKKVVEKVEELTKEVEQLGDLAAFPAHSTLV, from the exons atGGAATCAACGCATGTAATATCCATTACTGACAATGTTGCTCCAAGGAAGAATACTACTAAAACGTTTAAATTTTCACTTCCACCGGTTTTTTCCCGTCTTAGAGAAAACAAAATCCATCTCTGGGATAAGCAAATGAAAGACGCTAAAAAAATTATCCACAGCATCAAAGTTGGAATCTCCCTTGTTTTGATTTCACTTCTGTACCTCTTGGATCCTCTTTACGAGCAAGTAGGAGAAAATGCTATATGGGCTATCATGACTGTGGTCGTCACCTTCGAATTTTCTGCAG GAGCTACTCTAGGCAAAGGCTTAAATCGCGGAATAGGAACTATATTAGGAGGTGGACTGGGTTGCATGGCAGCAGTTTTGGCTCAAAATATTGGTGGAGTTGGCAACTCGATTATAATTGGTGCTTCTGTATTTATATTTG GGACAATTGCAACATATTTTCGACTATTCCCCAGCGTGAAGAAGAGATACGATTACGGAGTGATGATTTTTATTCTGACTTTTAGTTTGATTGTGGTGTCTGGTGTGCGCACCGAAGATCAGAAAGTTTGGGAAATAGCAGTTGAACGGCTTTTAACAATCGTGATGGGTTTCGTTGTGTGCATTTGTGTGAGCTTCTTGATCTTCCCCTTGTGGGCCAGTGATGAACTTCATGATTCCATTGTCTCTAGATTCCAACACATTGCCAATTCATTACAAG GGTGCATGGAGGAATATGTCAAATTcgttagtgaaaaagaaaataaaaagccTGGTGCTAGCTTCAGTGTTTGCAAGTCGTTGTTGGACTCCAAATCAAAGGACGAGGTGCTG GCAAATTTTGCAAAATGGGAACCCTGGCATGGAAAATTTGGATTTTTCTATCCTTGGGAGAAGTACCTAAAGATTGGAGACGTTCTTCGAGAATTAGCTGCAATAACTCTTGCTTTGGGAGGGTGCTTCCAAGCCTCAGAAACG GCCATGAAAATGGAAGCAGTGAGTGAAAGTGTTGAAAGGGAAGCATGTGAGGCAATTGGGTCAGGAATTGTGTGGAGTCTGCAAGAACTTGGGGAGAGCATGAAGCAAATGAGGAAGTGTGAGGCTGACATATCAGAAATGTTGAAGACAGTGAGAGAAGAGATAAGCTTGGTGATTTCTACGTCGAAAATGGCAGCAATTGATAACATGGATGCAGTTGCAGTGGCGAGCTTCGTGTTCTTACTGAAGAAAGTGGTGGAGAAAGTAGAAGAACTTACCAAAGAGGTGGAGCAACTAGGAGACCTTGCTGCTTTTCCTGCTCATTCAACTCTAGTCTAG
- the LOC114191278 gene encoding antifungal protein ginkbilobin-like protein: MGISSEIAAATIVLLCLWSVADSVLNTNITTVLCNVGGYTSGDPFAVSLSYVVGELERETPTQKNYDYYNISPYPNAFAYGHAACNLNLTTSDCKTCLGVAKTAMFNACPKRIGARSVLHDCTIRYEQYPFDD; this comes from the coding sequence ATGGGCATTTCTTCAGAAATTGCAGCAGCCACGATTGTTTTGTTGTGCCTGTGGAGTGTTGCTGACAGTGTTCTCAACACCAACATCACTACCGTTCTGTGCAACGTTGGTGGGTACACCTCAGGTGATCCTTTTGCTGTCAGTTTGTCATATGTTGTTGGAGAATTGGAGAGAGAGACTCCAACGCAGAAAAATTACGATTACTACAACATTTCTCCATATCCTAATGCCTTTGCCTACGGACATGCCGCTTGCAACCTAAATCTCACAACCTCTGACTGCAAAACATGTCTTGGTGTTGCCAAAACGGCCATGTTCAACGCATGTCCCAAACGTATAGGAGCTCGCTCGGTGCTGCATGATTGTACTATCAGGTACGAGCAGTACCCTTTTGACGATTAG
- the LOC114189571 gene encoding F-box protein At2g27310-like isoform X1, which produces MAVAPAESIASLSNDLFYDILRRLDGPTLACAACTCASFCSISKEEILWENVCSSMWPSTNREDVKILISFIGGFRKFYADCFPLIVIKEVGEYQWNSYHEYPDDWTEAEYYGDMNELESISPSDFVSIVDIKFKEKPICSKVLWGIPNANGYNGWFYNCPFRIDLLSCADRDDNNGVVTLSVSDGLPPITSMEREKKDGKLWRELRDGLLLSWIIVNKKIKQSANLASWSPLDGQRHWPTDKDFVFRFGSVLPAEDVLPSQVVQCIFIMKFRVVHTEQEGVQTTLRSTELSMQLEDMEGAHVNGRNSLLILKKALSCRRSTNYSEVLESCLAYSKMQNKLKEEKIRNESRIDTICILSSIVAVMTFWYYVL; this is translated from the coding sequence ATGGCAGTTGCTCCTGCTGAGAGTATTGCCTCATTGAGTAACGACCTCTTCTACGACATATTACGACGTCTTGACGGCCCTACGTTGGCTTGTGCAGCTTGCACTTGCGCATCATTTTGttccatctcaaaagaagagaTCTTATGGGAAAATGTGTGTTCGTCTATGTGGCCTTCAACAAACAGGGAAGATGTCAAAAtcttaatatcttttattgGTGGATTCAGAAAATTCTACGCAGATTGTTTTCCTCTTATTGTTATCAAGGAGGTTGGAGAGTATCAATGGAACAGCTATCATGAGTACCCTGATGATTGGACTGAGGCTGAATATTATGGGGATATGAATGAATTGGAAAGCATCTCTCCATCAGATTTTGTTTCTATTGTGGATATCAAGTTTAAGGAGAAACCAATATGCTCCAAAGTTTTATGGGGAATTCCAAACGCCAATGGCTATAATGGGTGGTTCTACAACTGTCCTTTCCGGATTGATCTTCTGAGTTGTGCTGATAGAGATGATAACAATGGTGTGGTTACCCTTTCTGTTTCTGATGGACTGCCACCAATTACTTCTATGGAAAGGGAAAagaaagatgggaagctatggCGGGAACTTCGTGATGGTCTCTTGCTTAGTTGGATCATagtaaacaagaaaattaagcAATCTGCTAATCTTGCTAGCTGGAGCCCTCTAGATGGACAAAGACATTGGCCAACAGACAAGGATTTTGTCTTTCGTTTTGGATCTGTTCTCCCTGCCGAGGATGTTCTTCCTTCTCAAGTAGTGCAGTGCATCTTCATTATGAAGTTTAGAGTGGTTCACACTGAACAAGAAGGGGTTCAAACAACACTTAGATCAACAGAGTTGAGTATGCAGTTGGAAGACATGGAAGGTGCGCATGTTAATGGGAGGAATAGTTTGCTCATTCTTAAGAAAGCACTTAGTTGCCGAAGAAGCACAAATTACAGTGAAGTACTTGAATCTTGTCTTGCATactcaaaaatgcaaaataagtTAAAAGAGGAGAAGATTAGAAACGAAAGTAGGATTGATACAATTTGTATTCTTAGTAGCATTGTTGCTGTAATGACATTCTGGTACTATGTTTTGTGA
- the LOC114189571 gene encoding probable F-box protein At2g36090 isoform X2 — MWPSTNREDVKILISFIGGFRKFYADCFPLIVIKEVGEYQWNSYHEYPDDWTEAEYYGDMNELESISPSDFVSIVDIKFKEKPICSKVLWGIPNANGYNGWFYNCPFRIDLLSCADRDDNNGVVTLSVSDGLPPITSMEREKKDGKLWRELRDGLLLSWIIVNKKIKQSANLASWSPLDGQRHWPTDKDFVFRFGSVLPAEDVLPSQVVQCIFIMKFRVVHTEQEGVQTTLRSTELSMQLEDMEGAHVNGRNSLLILKKALSCRRSTNYSEVLESCLAYSKMQNKLKEEKIRNESRIDTICILSSIVAVMTFWYYVL; from the coding sequence ATGTGGCCTTCAACAAACAGGGAAGATGTCAAAAtcttaatatcttttattgGTGGATTCAGAAAATTCTACGCAGATTGTTTTCCTCTTATTGTTATCAAGGAGGTTGGAGAGTATCAATGGAACAGCTATCATGAGTACCCTGATGATTGGACTGAGGCTGAATATTATGGGGATATGAATGAATTGGAAAGCATCTCTCCATCAGATTTTGTTTCTATTGTGGATATCAAGTTTAAGGAGAAACCAATATGCTCCAAAGTTTTATGGGGAATTCCAAACGCCAATGGCTATAATGGGTGGTTCTACAACTGTCCTTTCCGGATTGATCTTCTGAGTTGTGCTGATAGAGATGATAACAATGGTGTGGTTACCCTTTCTGTTTCTGATGGACTGCCACCAATTACTTCTATGGAAAGGGAAAagaaagatgggaagctatggCGGGAACTTCGTGATGGTCTCTTGCTTAGTTGGATCATagtaaacaagaaaattaagcAATCTGCTAATCTTGCTAGCTGGAGCCCTCTAGATGGACAAAGACATTGGCCAACAGACAAGGATTTTGTCTTTCGTTTTGGATCTGTTCTCCCTGCCGAGGATGTTCTTCCTTCTCAAGTAGTGCAGTGCATCTTCATTATGAAGTTTAGAGTGGTTCACACTGAACAAGAAGGGGTTCAAACAACACTTAGATCAACAGAGTTGAGTATGCAGTTGGAAGACATGGAAGGTGCGCATGTTAATGGGAGGAATAGTTTGCTCATTCTTAAGAAAGCACTTAGTTGCCGAAGAAGCACAAATTACAGTGAAGTACTTGAATCTTGTCTTGCATactcaaaaatgcaaaataagtTAAAAGAGGAGAAGATTAGAAACGAAAGTAGGATTGATACAATTTGTATTCTTAGTAGCATTGTTGCTGTAATGACATTCTGGTACTATGTTTTGTGA